A region of Crenobacter cavernae DNA encodes the following proteins:
- a CDS encoding PLP-dependent aminotransferase family protein, whose amino-acid sequence MNKFARLVDFFVSAIERGSYRPGDALPSLRASAQTHAVSLNTAKRAYWELERLGFAEARAREGFTVIAGALPAPVAPPLSGPWGSPFVNPALFDTRALGEAATRAMRGYGRELAEPQPYGLPALRRQLARRYRAEGIALDWCDIHITCGAMEALSLAVRAVTLGQPSPRLAVLTPAFPGLLGLLAQHGIAVLAVPVDSSGVFDAGLLDEAAGSLNGIAAMPSFQHPTGVCLADASRAALLDIARRHDLPLIEDDSYRALFFGAAPPRPLIADDADGRVLHCSGFSKTLAPGYRVGWIAPGRWRERVGALKASTTLASPLPSQMAIAELLADGAHEGMQARLRGELAARVAAMRDALLPRLPGGCRLHEPAGGYFLWLELPPGACEAACVAAAQAQGIFVAPGALCQPPGSGRPAIRLNASYYEAPQAPALETLADLLN is encoded by the coding sequence ATGAACAAATTCGCCCGTCTGGTCGACTTTTTCGTCTCGGCGATCGAGCGCGGCAGCTACCGGCCCGGCGACGCGCTGCCGTCGCTGCGCGCGTCGGCGCAAACGCACGCGGTCAGCCTCAACACCGCAAAGCGCGCGTACTGGGAGCTCGAGCGGCTCGGCTTCGCAGAGGCGAGGGCGCGCGAGGGCTTTACCGTGATCGCCGGCGCCTTGCCCGCTCCCGTCGCGCCGCCGCTGTCCGGCCCCTGGGGCTCGCCCTTCGTCAACCCGGCGCTGTTCGACACGCGCGCGCTCGGCGAGGCGGCGACGCGCGCGATGCGCGGCTACGGCCGCGAGTTGGCCGAGCCGCAGCCGTATGGCCTTCCCGCGCTGCGCCGCCAGCTCGCGCGCCGCTACCGCGCCGAGGGCATCGCGCTCGACTGGTGCGACATCCATATCACCTGCGGCGCGATGGAGGCGCTGTCGCTCGCGGTGCGCGCGGTGACGCTCGGCCAACCCTCGCCGCGTCTGGCGGTGCTGACGCCGGCCTTCCCCGGCCTGTTGGGCCTGCTCGCGCAGCACGGCATCGCGGTGCTGGCGGTGCCGGTCGATTCTTCCGGGGTCTTCGATGCCGGCCTGCTCGACGAGGCCGCCGGCAGCCTTAACGGCATCGCGGCGATGCCGTCGTTCCAGCACCCTACCGGCGTGTGTCTTGCCGACGCGTCGCGCGCGGCGCTGCTCGATATCGCGCGGCGCCACGACCTGCCGCTGATCGAGGACGACAGCTACCGCGCGCTGTTCTTCGGCGCCGCGCCGCCGCGCCCGCTGATCGCCGACGACGCGGACGGCCGCGTGCTGCACTGTTCCGGTTTCTCGAAGACGCTGGCGCCCGGCTACCGCGTCGGCTGGATCGCGCCGGGGCGCTGGCGCGAGCGCGTCGGCGCGCTGAAAGCCAGCACCACGCTCGCGTCGCCGTTGCCGAGCCAGATGGCGATCGCCGAACTGTTGGCCGACGGCGCGCACGAGGGCATGCAAGCGCGGCTGCGCGGTGAGTTGGCGGCGCGCGTCGCGGCGATGCGCGATGCGCTGCTGCCGCGTCTGCCCGGCGGTTGCCGCCTGCACGAGCCGGCCGGCGGCTACTTCCTGTGGCTGGAGCTGCCGCCGGGGGCGTGCGAAGCGGCGTGCGTCGCCGCCGCGCAGGCGCAGGGCATCTTCGTTGCGCCGGGCGCCCTGTGCCAGCCGCCGGGAAGCGGCAGGCCGGCGATACGGCTGAACGCCAGCTACTACGAGGCGCCGCAGGCGCCGGCGCTCGAGACGCTCGCCGATTTGCTGAACTGA